AATTTGGCAAAACACAGTACAATGCCTTATACCAAATGGTGGCTAGATCAAGATCCATTTTCTTTTCTAAGGAGTGACCTAAATGTCAAAACTTATTGAACAGCCTCGCTATTCTTGCGCTTTAGGCGCACAACAGTCGATAATTGCCATAAAGAGAGCCGTTCCTATTTTGCATTCAGGACCAGGTTGCGGTGACAAAATCAATAGGCTTCTAGGACAAGGTGAAGGTTATGCAGGTGGCAACACGGTACCTTGTACCAACGCAAGTGAATCAGAGATTGTGTTTGGTGGAGAATCAAAATTAGGAACTGTTATTGAGGGAGCCTTTCAAGTAATCGACGCAGATCTTTATGTCGTACTGACTGGGTGTACCTCTGATATTATTGGCGATGATGTCGCACAAGTGACGAGCCGCTATCAAGAACAAGATAAGCCTATTGTCTATGTTGAAACAGGTGGTTTTAAAAGTAATAATTATGTAAGTCATGAAACGGTAGTCAAAGGAATTATTGATCAATATGTAGATAAATTTAAAGTAGGAAGCCATAAAATTAAGAGGTTAGTCAATGTATTTGCTACCATCCCTTATCAAGATGCTTTTTGGAATGGAAATTTAGAAGAAATTAAACGGATATTGGAAGGAATCGGCCTTACCGTCAATATTCTATTTGGGGCAGAGTCTCAAGGAATTGAAGAGTGGAAAACAATCCCTCAAGCCGAGTTCAACATTGTTGTTAGTGCCTGGGCGGGCCTTGAGATTGCTGAGCATTTAAAAAATAAATATGATACTCCTTATACTCATTTTTCGTATTTACCAATTGGTGGTCTAGAAACAACAAAGTTTCTTAGGCAAGTGGTGGCCTTCGGTGCTCTTGACGTAGATTATGCAGAAGCCTTCATTAAAAAAGAAGAAGAAAAGTTTTATATGCATATTGAAAGAATGGCTGATTTTATGTTGGAATTTAGATATGGTCTTCCACGTCGTTTTTATACTATTTTAGATGCTTCTTACGCCATTGGTTTCTCCAAATATTTACTGAACGAACTTGGTATTCTGCCAACGAAACAGTTTATTATTGATGATACACCGGAAGTATTTCAAGGGGCTATTCACGAACAGTTCGAGAAAATTTCCGAATTCCGTTCCGCTAAGGTTAGTTTTTCTATTGATGCTGGTGCCATTCAAGAAGAAATTAGAAAAGATGAGCATAAAAGCAGAGGGCTGATCCTAGGGAGTGCCTGGGAACGAGATCTAGCTACGGAAATTGGGGCTGATCTTTTAATTGTCAGTGTTCCTGTTGCTTATAGGCTTATTTTGAATTGCGGATATGCTGGTTATAATGGTGGCCTTAGGGTTATAGAGGATATTTACGGTAAAGTACTCGATACCTACCGATAATAAAATAAATCCAATGTAATTAAAAGCGGTTGGCTAGTAGATAAACTAGAGACCAGTCTTACACCTCTCATTAGAGGATTAAGGCTTGGTCTCTTTTTATACGGAATCAGAAAGTATATAAAGACTTATAAGGAGTGACTAGTATGAAGATTAATTTTAATACTCCAGTGGTTGAAAGTCGTGAACAACGTCTTGGCACCATTATTTCCTGGGATGGAAAGGCGTCGGATCTTTCTAAGGAATCAGCTTATGCACGTGGTAGTTGTGAAACGACTTGTGGAGAAAAGTCGCGTAAACTTTGCGAGATTGAGGGGCCATTCACGCAAGGATCTGTTTGCAGTGAGCAAATGGTAGAATGCCAAGCTGGTCATATTCGCAACGCAGTACTGATTCAGCATTCACCGATTGGCTGCGGTGCAGGCCAAGTCATCTATAATTCCATCTATCGCAATGGTTTGGCGGGGCGCAATTTACCAGTAGAAAACCAGCATGTGATTTGCACGAATCTACAAGAAGAAGATATGGTCTATGGGGGCGTTGCCAAATTAGAACAGTCCATTCGAGATGCATGGGAACGTTATCATCCGAAAGCTATTTTTATTGCCACCTCTTGCGCTACTGGAATTATTGGTGATGATGTGGATGGTACAGCAAGTCAGATGGAAACTGAGCTTAAGATACCTGTCATTCCTCTCCATTGCGAAGGCTTTAAGTCCAAACACTGGAGTACTGGCTTCGATGCAACCCAGCACGGTATCATAAGGCAAGTCGTACGTAAAAATCCTAAAAAGCAAGAAGATCTGGTCAATGTGATTAACTTATGGGGTTCTGATATTTTCACTCCGATGCTTGCTGAACTAGGACTTAGAGTTAACTATGTAGTTGATCTGGCAACCGTAGAAGATCTAGAACAACTTTCTGAAGCGGCAGCTACTGTTGGGTTTTGCTATACCCTTTCTTCCTATATGGCGGCAGGCTTAGAACAAGAATTTGGTGTTCCAGAAATTAAGGCACCTCTGCCTTATGGTTTTGCAGGGACAGATGCTTGGTTTCGAGAATTGGCACGAGTTACCCACAGGGAGGAAAAGGCAGAAGCTTATATTGCCAAAGAGCATGCAAGGATTGCCCCCCGTCTAGCAGAATTGCGTACCCTTCTTAAGGGAAAAAAGGGCTATGTTGCAACGGGTTCTGCTTATGCCCATGGATTGATTGCTGTACTTCGAGAATTAGGAGTCGAAGTGAATGGCTCACTTGTATTCCATCACGATCCAATTTATGACAGTCAAGATCCTAGGCAAGACTCCCTTGCTCATGTAGTTGATAACTATGGGGATGTTTCACATTTTACTGTGAGCAATCGTCAGCAACACCAATTTTATAGTTTACTCAAAAGAGTGAATCCCGATTTTATTCTAATTCGCCACAATGGTCTTGCGCCCCTAGCTTCTCGTATGGGAATTCCGGCTGCGCCCCTTGGCGATGAGCATCATTCCTTGGGATATCAGGGAATCATTAATCTAGGCGAATCGATACTTGATATTTTGGCACATAAGAAATTTCATCAAGATTTAGCATCACACACTAAGCTGCCTTATAAACAATGGTGGCTGGATCAGGAAGATCCATTTATTTTGGCAAAGGAAGGAAGTCCATTGTATACGGAGGGGAAAAAACATGCCTGAAATTGAAGTTGCAAAAAATACCAATTCTATTCAGCAAATACGTTATGTTTGCTCCATTGCGGCTATGCATAGCGCCTCGGCTATCCCCCGTGTTATTCCTATTGTCCATTGCGGTCCTGGTTGTGCAGACAAACAGTTTATGAATGTTGCTTTTTATAATGGCTTTCAGGGAGGAGGATATGGTGGTGGTGCAGTGGTGCCGAGTACGAACTCTAGAGAATTAGATGTGGTATTCGGAGGTGAAGGGCGATTGCGAGAATTAATCAAGGCTTCTATTAAGATTCTAGATACAGATTTATTTGTTGTTTTGACAGGCTGCATTTCAGATTTGGTAGGGGATGATGTAGGAACTGTGGTTAAAGAATTTCAAGAGCAAGGTGTCCCTATTGTTTATGCTGAAACAGGTGGTTTTAAAGGTAATAATTTTACCGGTCACGAACTGGTGACGCGCGCTATTATTGATCAATATGTAGGAGAGTATGATGGGCCACGGCAGCAGGGGACTGTCAACCTTTGGTCCCTATTACCATACCATAATACCTTTTGGCGTGGTGATCTCACGGAAATCAAGCGTATATTAGAAGGGATTGGTCTTACGGTAAACATATTGTTTGGCTATGAATCGAAAGGCGTATCTGAATGGGAAAAAATCCCTAAGGCTCAATTTAATTTAGTTCTTTCTCCTTGGTTAGGTCTTCAAACAGCTGAGCATTTAGAAAGTAAATATGGGCAACCGTACCTGCATGTACCTGTAATTCCTATTGGAGCGCAAGAAACCAGTAGCTTTTTGCGTAAAGTAGCAGCTTTTGCAGGGCTGGATCATGCTCCAGTTGAAGATTTTATTCGGCAAGAGGAGGAGACTTATTATCATTATCTAGAAAGCTTCTCCGATTTCTATGCGGAATATTGGTGGGGATTGCCGGCAAAATTTGCCGTTGTTGGTGATAGTGCCTACAATCTTGCGTTAACTAAATTTTTAGTGAATCAGTTGGGTATTATTCCAGGAAAACAAATTATCACGGAGAATCCACCAGAAGAATATCGGGAAAACATTCGAGAAGAGTATCGAAAGATCGCTGAGGATGTAGCCACAGATGTTGAATTTGAAGAAGATAGTTACATTATCCATCAAAAAATTAGGCAAACAAACTTCGGTCACAAGGCTCCTATCATATTTGGCACTACTTGGGAGCGAGATCTTGCCAAAGAGTTAAAGGGAGCAATTGTGGAAGTCGGATTTCCAGCATCCTATGAATTGGTTCTTTCTAGGTCCTATGTGGGATATCGGGGTGCCCTTACTTTACTCGAAAAAATATATACAACTACAGTAAGTGCTAGTGCTTAGTAAAAAAACAAATAGAAAGGAGAAATTAAAATGAGTGAAAAAGAAAGAAAACATGGATTTGACACAGTGGCTTTGCATGCAGGACAAATACCAGATAGGGAAACTGGGGCTAGAGCAGTACCTATTTATCAGAGTACATCCTTTGTATTAGGGGATACAGAACGAGCTGCCAGAATCTTTGCTCTTGAAGAATTTGGCAATGCATATACCAGAATGATGAATCCTACACAGACAGCTTTTGAAGAACGGGTCGCTGCATTAGAAGGTGGCGTAGGTGCTTTGGCAGTTGCATCGGGCCAGGCGGCCATTACTTATTCAATACTGAATATTGCCCAGTCTGGAGATGAAATTGTCTCATCATCAGCAATTTATGGTGGCACTTATAATTTATTCCATCACACTTTACCTAAACTTGGCATAGAGGTTCATTTTGTAAACCCAGACGATCCTGAGAATTTTCGTAAGGCGATTACTTCTAAAACAAAAGCTCTTTATGCAGAAGTTATTGGCAATCCAAGGATTGATATTTTAGATATAGAGAATGTAGCTAAAGTGGCCCATGAAAATGACATTCCTTTAATTGTTGATAGTACTTTCGCGACACCCTATTTAAATAGGCCCATTGAGTGGGGGGCGGATATTGTTGTCCACTCTGCTACCAAATTTATTGGTGGTCACGGAACTTCTATTGGCGGCATCATTGTTGATTCAGGTAATTTTAATTGGGATAATGGTAAATTTCCTGGATTGGTGGAAGCTGATCCTAGTTACCATGGCTTATCTTTTACCGAAAAATTTGGAAATGCTGCTTATATTTTTAGAGCACGTGTCACATTATTACGTGATATAGGAGCGGTTATCACACCATTTAATTCATTCTTATTTTTGCAGGGATTAGAAACACTTTCGGTGCGGTTAGATCGACATGTTAGAAATACACAAAAAGTCGCAGAATTTTTAGAGCAACATAAATTTGTCAGCTGGGTAAATTATCCTGGACTCAAGAGTAGTAAGTATTATGAATTAGGGCAGAAATATTTCCCCAAAGGGGCGGGAGCAATTCTTACCTTTGGCATTCATGGTGGGCTAAAAGCTGGGACGAAATTTATCAATAATTTAGGCTTGTTTTCTCATTTGGCAAATGTTGGCGATGCCAAGTCCCTTGTGATCCATCCAGCAAGTACGACTCATCAACAATTATCACCTGCGCAGCAATTGTCTTGTGGTATTACTGAAGACCTTGTACGTTTATCAATTGGGTTAGAAGATATTGATGATTTACTTTATTATCTTGAAGAAGCATTGGAAGCAAGCCAAAAGTAAAAAAATATAAGAAAAGACTTGGCTTGTGCCAAGTCCTCGGACGCAGGCAGAAGCCTTAGTCGTTCTTACTTGGAATCAAGAAAGTGCTATACTTTCTGATTCCGTAAAAAATAGAGGCTTCGAATAATAAAAAAAAATTCGAAGCCTCTTAATTTCATAATAATATATTGACAGTATATAAAGAAAAATGTTATTCTTATTGCAATAAAATTTAAGATGTTTGAAGAAATTTGTTGTAAAAGCTGATCATATAATTGAAGGCTGGAAAACATCCAATGGGATGTTTCCGGCCTTTTTTATATTCCAAAATCCTCGAAGAGAGGGTAAAACAACAAATAAATGAAAAATCATATTTAAAAGGAGAATGAACATTATGAAAACATTAATAAAAAAAAGAGGTCTACTTCAGTTGTTTTTAGCGTTTCTATTACTTACAGGGGTAGCAATTATTGCAGGTTGTGGCTCAAATAGTAACGATAAGCAAACAGTAACATCAAATGAGAACGTTAAGACTTATTATGTAGCAACTAGAGGAACTTTTAAACCATTTACTTATATGGATGATAAAGGTGAATTAACTGGCTATGATATTGAAATTTTAAAAGAAGTCCAAAAAAGAAATAAAGATATAAAGTTTGAATTTAAAACCATGAGTATTGAAAGTGCTTTTGTCAGTCTGACATCAAACCAAGTTGATATTATTGCCAACCAAATGGGACGTAATGATGAACGTGCTGCTAAATATACCTTTACACAAGAAGTGAACAATTATACTAGCACGAAAATTACAGTCAAAGGTGATCGAAATGATATTAATACTCTTGATGATTTGAAAGGTAAAACAATGATTCTAACGCCTACGAGTGAAGTTGCTAGAGTAATTAAGAAGTTTAATGAAACGGCTGAGCCTAAAATTAATTTAATCTATACTGATAAAGGTTCCGCTGAATCTTTTAACTTAGTTGCTACCAACCGTGCGGATGCGGGTGCCGACTATGAAGTAGCAGTACGAGAAGCAAAGAAAACCTTAGGTCTTGATCTTAAAAGTGTTGGCAGTGTTATTTCCAGTGTCCCTACTTATTTCATTTTAAGAAAAGATGCTGATTCACAAAAATTAGCAGATAGAATTGATGCTACGGTGAAAGAAATGAAAGCTGATGGCACACTGAAGAAAATATCGGATCAA
This region of Pelosinus sp. IPA-1 genomic DNA includes:
- a CDS encoding nitrogenase component 1, with the translated sequence MPEIEVAKNTNSIQQIRYVCSIAAMHSASAIPRVIPIVHCGPGCADKQFMNVAFYNGFQGGGYGGGAVVPSTNSRELDVVFGGEGRLRELIKASIKILDTDLFVVLTGCISDLVGDDVGTVVKEFQEQGVPIVYAETGGFKGNNFTGHELVTRAIIDQYVGEYDGPRQQGTVNLWSLLPYHNTFWRGDLTEIKRILEGIGLTVNILFGYESKGVSEWEKIPKAQFNLVLSPWLGLQTAEHLESKYGQPYLHVPVIPIGAQETSSFLRKVAAFAGLDHAPVEDFIRQEEETYYHYLESFSDFYAEYWWGLPAKFAVVGDSAYNLALTKFLVNQLGIIPGKQIITENPPEEYRENIREEYRKIAEDVATDVEFEEDSYIIHQKIRQTNFGHKAPIIFGTTWERDLAKELKGAIVEVGFPASYELVLSRSYVGYRGALTLLEKIYTTTVSASA
- a CDS encoding O-acetylhomoserine aminocarboxypropyltransferase/cysteine synthase, which gives rise to MSEKERKHGFDTVALHAGQIPDRETGARAVPIYQSTSFVLGDTERAARIFALEEFGNAYTRMMNPTQTAFEERVAALEGGVGALAVASGQAAITYSILNIAQSGDEIVSSSAIYGGTYNLFHHTLPKLGIEVHFVNPDDPENFRKAITSKTKALYAEVIGNPRIDILDIENVAKVAHENDIPLIVDSTFATPYLNRPIEWGADIVVHSATKFIGGHGTSIGGIIVDSGNFNWDNGKFPGLVEADPSYHGLSFTEKFGNAAYIFRARVTLLRDIGAVITPFNSFLFLQGLETLSVRLDRHVRNTQKVAEFLEQHKFVSWVNYPGLKSSKYYELGQKYFPKGAGAILTFGIHGGLKAGTKFINNLGLFSHLANVGDAKSLVIHPASTTHQQLSPAQQLSCGITEDLVRLSIGLEDIDDLLYYLEEALEASQK
- a CDS encoding nitrogenase component 1, with the protein product MSKLIEQPRYSCALGAQQSIIAIKRAVPILHSGPGCGDKINRLLGQGEGYAGGNTVPCTNASESEIVFGGESKLGTVIEGAFQVIDADLYVVLTGCTSDIIGDDVAQVTSRYQEQDKPIVYVETGGFKSNNYVSHETVVKGIIDQYVDKFKVGSHKIKRLVNVFATIPYQDAFWNGNLEEIKRILEGIGLTVNILFGAESQGIEEWKTIPQAEFNIVVSAWAGLEIAEHLKNKYDTPYTHFSYLPIGGLETTKFLRQVVAFGALDVDYAEAFIKKEEEKFYMHIERMADFMLEFRYGLPRRFYTILDASYAIGFSKYLLNELGILPTKQFIIDDTPEVFQGAIHEQFEKISEFRSAKVSFSIDAGAIQEEIRKDEHKSRGLILGSAWERDLATEIGADLLIVSVPVAYRLILNCGYAGYNGGLRVIEDIYGKVLDTYR
- a CDS encoding transporter substrate-binding domain-containing protein, whose amino-acid sequence is MKTLIKKRGLLQLFLAFLLLTGVAIIAGCGSNSNDKQTVTSNENVKTYYVATRGTFKPFTYMDDKGELTGYDIEILKEVQKRNKDIKFEFKTMSIESAFVSLTSNQVDIIANQMGRNDERAAKYTFTQEVNNYTSTKITVKGDRNDINTLDDLKGKTMILTPTSEVARVIKKFNETAEPKINLIYTDKGSAESFNLVATNRADAGADYEVAVREAKKTLGLDLKSVGSVISSVPTYFILRKDADSQKLADRIDATVKEMKADGTLKKISDQFLGADYTVVPK
- a CDS encoding nitrogenase component 1 — its product is MKINFNTPVVESREQRLGTIISWDGKASDLSKESAYARGSCETTCGEKSRKLCEIEGPFTQGSVCSEQMVECQAGHIRNAVLIQHSPIGCGAGQVIYNSIYRNGLAGRNLPVENQHVICTNLQEEDMVYGGVAKLEQSIRDAWERYHPKAIFIATSCATGIIGDDVDGTASQMETELKIPVIPLHCEGFKSKHWSTGFDATQHGIIRQVVRKNPKKQEDLVNVINLWGSDIFTPMLAELGLRVNYVVDLATVEDLEQLSEAAATVGFCYTLSSYMAAGLEQEFGVPEIKAPLPYGFAGTDAWFRELARVTHREEKAEAYIAKEHARIAPRLAELRTLLKGKKGYVATGSAYAHGLIAVLRELGVEVNGSLVFHHDPIYDSQDPRQDSLAHVVDNYGDVSHFTVSNRQQHQFYSLLKRVNPDFILIRHNGLAPLASRMGIPAAPLGDEHHSLGYQGIINLGESILDILAHKKFHQDLASHTKLPYKQWWLDQEDPFILAKEGSPLYTEGKKHA